From Pleurocapsa sp. PCC 7319:
CTGCTGTAACTTCTGAAGTTAAAGCACTTAAGCTCAAAGTTGCCAAACTTGAGCAAGAATCTGAACAATTAAAAAGGCAATTCAATCAATTAGTTAGTTTTATTAAACAGAAATTCAAATAATTTCTTACTTAGAATTTAATCTAGACTTCTACTAGAGAAAATATACTTCAACTAAGTGATGCTTTGTAAATCTTGGCTAATAAAGTAAAGCGGCAGAGCCGCAGCTATAAGCTGTAAGCTGTAAGCTTATAGCCAATTATAAGAGGCTTTAACCTCTCCTAATTGTAGACCACCAAACTTCGTTTGCTGGGGGCATTAAACCCGATAGCTATAAGCTGTTAGCCGTTTACCTAAGTAAACTTTAGAGCTTATAGCTTAAGGCTTAGAGCTTAAAGCTTTTTAAGGTAAACTCCGAGCTGTAAGATGTAGAATTATCGTAGTTTACTTTGAGTAATCTTAATTTAGTAAATTACTTTTAAGTTACATGAATACTCAGGCAGGATTTATTTTAAAAATAATTTTATATTCGACAGGGTTATCTATCTTAATTAAGTATGGTGGTCAGCTAATTGCGATCAAACCTACTACAACTCTTGTATTAATAATTGTATTATTGCCATCATTAATTATCGGATTGGTCTTGGGTAGGAATTACCAACAATAATCACTCAATTAGCTGAAATGTTATCCCTATTCTCAATGAACAATCAATAAATATAGAGTGTAAAAACTAATAATTCAGGTTAACCTATAGACCGAATCTAAAATTTACTCTCCCTTCTCTGAAGGATTACTAAGGTGAATTTCGGCACTTGGATTGGTCTGATTGTATTTTTTATTTCTTTATATGTCTTATGGCAAATTAAACAGTTATTGTTGCTACTTTTCACTGCTATTGTTCTAGCCACTTCCCTCAACATTTTGGTCAAAAACTTTCAAAAGCGGGGGATAAAAAGGAGTTTTGCCGTTTTTTTATCCATGTTTTCCCTAATTGCGGTAGCGGTTGGATGTATGTGGATAGTTGTTCCACCTTTTATCGATCAGTTTCAAGCCTTGGGTAAATTAGTCCCTCAGGGAGTAGAAAAATTAGATACCTTGTTAGATACACTATCGAATGGGCTATCAGAACGTCTTGGTCCTAGAATCACTAATTTTCTACCCGATACAGAGGAATTAAATCGACAGTTACAACCAATGATCCAGCAATTTTTGGGGGGAGGGTTGACTGTTTTTTATAATTCTTTGGGTGTGTTATTAAGTATTTTACTTTTACTTGCTATCACCCTCATGCTCCTAGCCGATCCGACTCCCTACCGTAAAGGTTTTGTGCGTCTGTTTCCCTCTTTTTATCGACGAAGGGTTGAAGAGATTCTAGATCTTTGCTCTGAAGGTCTAGAAGGTTGGCTAGTGGGGATTTTGTTTAATATGGTGGTAATTGCTATCTTAAGTTTTGTTGTCTTACTGATTTTAGGAATTCCCTTAGCTTTATCCCAGGCAATGCTAGCAGGAGTCTTAACTTTTATTCCTAATTTGGGTCCAACTTTGAGTGTACTGGCACCGATGGCGATCGCCTTAATTGAAGCTCCTTGGAAATCTGTTGCTGTTTTAATCTTGTATATAATTATTCAGCAAGTCGAAAGTAATATTTTGACCCCAATTGTCATGGCGCAACAAGTGTCTTTACTGCCAGCAATTACTTTACTATCTCAATTGTTTTTTGCCACTTTCTTTGGTTTTCTAGGTTTATTACTTTCATTACCTCTGACGGTGGTTGGTCAGATCTGGTTTAAAGAGGTAATTGTCAAAGATGTTTTAGATAACTGGAATTACTCTTTTGCTGGAAATCGAATAGTTGAAAAAGTAGAGAGTTTACCAACAAGTGAAGAAGAATAGTAATCCGACATATCATACTAGTCATACTAGATCCTGTTGGTATAAATTACTCAAATAAACGAATTAGCTATTCTTGTCGTAGCTTTTCTACTAAAAAATCTAAATGCGATCGCTCATGGGTTGCCATTAGCGACAATCGAATCCGACTTGTAGGTACAGTAGGAGGACGAATTGCTGGGGCGAATATACCAGCTTCGAGCAATTGTTGCGCTTTAGATAGGACAGCCTGAGGATTTTTAAATTCCATACAGATAATTGGCGACTCTGAGAGCAAAAGATTGAAATCTGATAGTTCTTGCTTAAGGTAGTAAATGTTTTGCCACAGTTGTTCTCGTCTAGTAGATTCTGTTTGAATTAGCTTAATCGCTTCATGGGCTGCTGCTGTATCCGCAGGAGATAAAGCGGTGGTATAAATCCAACTAGGTGCGCGATTACGCAAAAAATCAATTAAAGTTGCACTTCCGGCTACATAACCTCCAAGACTACCTAAAGCTTTGCTGAGTGTCCCAATTTGAATTAATTCTTTGCCCGTACAATTAAAGTGTTCGACGCATCCCGCACCAGTTTCTCCCATCACTCCTGTCGCATGGGCTTCATCGATCAACAGCATACAGGTAAATTCTTCGGCGATCGCAATCAATTCGGGTAAAGGGCATAAATCCCCATCCATACTAAAAACACTATCAGTAGTAATCAAACAACGGCGGTATAAATGACGATTGATTTGCAGTTTACGGCGCAAGTCCTCTGTATTGTTATGTTCATAATCGATAGTTTTCGCTCCGCTTAGAATAGCCCCCTTTTTCAGACTGGAGTGATTATATTGATCGCCTAAAATTAAATCTGGTTTACCGACTAATGCGGCAACGGTTCCAATATTTGCTAGATAGCCCGAACTAAATACCAGGGCAGATTCCGTTTGTTTAAGAGCTGCGATCGCATTTTCTAATTCTTGATGTAGTTCTCGGTGTCCACTAAGTAATCTCGACCCCGTACTGCCCGTACCGTAAACTTGTGTAGCGTTAATCGCCGCATGGATTAATCTTCGATCTCCTGCTAATCCTAAATAGTCATTGCTAGCAAAATTAATTACAGACTTTCCTGATAATTCTACTATTGCTCCTGGAATACCAGCGATCGTTTTAACTGAACGATACCAATTGGCTCGATGAATAGTTGTTAAAGATTTATCTAACCAACTATAAGGACTTGCAAGCATGATTTCCTAACTTTAGCTGGCAAAAATGACAAAAAACCTGCTGCAGTTTATCTTTACATATTTCCCAAAATATTGGCGCTTGAGAATGTAAATTGCTCTACTTCCGGCGAGAACTAACCGTAGCAACAGCAGCAGGTTTACCAAGCAAAAACAATGCCAGTAAAGCTAATAAATGAATTGACCAATGAGCGAGAACTAAGCCCCAAATCACACATGAAAGCGTCATTCCTACAGCAAGCAAGGCAAATATATCATTGGAAGTGCGAAGATATAAAAATACACTGACTACAGCTGTGATGAATAGCAAAATGGGAAACATAGAAACCAC
This genomic window contains:
- the bioF gene encoding 8-amino-7-oxononanoate synthase; its protein translation is MLASPYSWLDKSLTTIHRANWYRSVKTIAGIPGAIVELSGKSVINFASNDYLGLAGDRRLIHAAINATQVYGTGSTGSRLLSGHRELHQELENAIAALKQTESALVFSSGYLANIGTVAALVGKPDLILGDQYNHSSLKKGAILSGAKTIDYEHNNTEDLRRKLQINRHLYRRCLITTDSVFSMDGDLCPLPELIAIAEEFTCMLLIDEAHATGVMGETGAGCVEHFNCTGKELIQIGTLSKALGSLGGYVAGSATLIDFLRNRAPSWIYTTALSPADTAAAHEAIKLIQTESTRREQLWQNIYYLKQELSDFNLLLSESPIICMEFKNPQAVLSKAQQLLEAGIFAPAIRPPTVPTSRIRLSLMATHERSHLDFLVEKLRQE
- a CDS encoding AI-2E family transporter, which produces MNFGTWIGLIVFFISLYVLWQIKQLLLLLFTAIVLATSLNILVKNFQKRGIKRSFAVFLSMFSLIAVAVGCMWIVVPPFIDQFQALGKLVPQGVEKLDTLLDTLSNGLSERLGPRITNFLPDTEELNRQLQPMIQQFLGGGLTVFYNSLGVLLSILLLLAITLMLLADPTPYRKGFVRLFPSFYRRRVEEILDLCSEGLEGWLVGILFNMVVIAILSFVVLLILGIPLALSQAMLAGVLTFIPNLGPTLSVLAPMAIALIEAPWKSVAVLILYIIIQQVESNILTPIVMAQQVSLLPAITLLSQLFFATFFGFLGLLLSLPLTVVGQIWFKEVIVKDVLDNWNYSFAGNRIVEKVESLPTSEEE